From the genome of Pelobacter propionicus DSM 2379, one region includes:
- a CDS encoding agmatine deiminase family protein translates to MKPRFPAEWEAQDGVLLAWPHEGSDWAPVLEEVRPVFIEIIRQIARFERVLLTAPHEAEARAALTGAGVDMSRVTIHELPSNDTWARDFGPLTVIFNTHPVLLDFGFNGWGLKFAADQDNLISRRLRERGAFIPNLQTIGLIMEGGAIESDGIGTILTTSACLLSPNRNPQLDRSEIEQAMASLLGAHRVLWLNHGSLVGDDTDSHVDTLARICPRDVIVYTACDDQRDEHYAELKLMEEELKSFRAPDDSPYSLIPLPWPRPCFDDMARRLPATYANFLAINGAVLVPTYRDREKDILALERIGQAFPGREIIAIDCLPLLKQHGSLHCVTMQLPQGVLA, encoded by the coding sequence GTGAAACCACGTTTTCCAGCCGAATGGGAGGCCCAGGACGGAGTCCTGCTGGCCTGGCCCCATGAAGGGAGCGACTGGGCCCCCGTTCTTGAAGAAGTCCGTCCGGTTTTCATCGAGATAATCCGCCAGATTGCCCGCTTTGAGCGGGTTTTGCTGACAGCCCCCCATGAGGCCGAAGCCCGGGCAGCCCTGACCGGCGCCGGTGTGGACATGAGCCGCGTTACCATCCATGAGCTGCCCAGCAACGACACCTGGGCGCGGGACTTCGGGCCGCTCACGGTCATCTTCAACACCCATCCGGTGCTGCTGGACTTCGGCTTCAACGGCTGGGGACTGAAATTCGCGGCCGACCAGGACAACCTGATCAGCAGGCGGCTCAGGGAGCGGGGAGCCTTCATCCCCAACCTGCAGACCATCGGCCTGATCATGGAGGGGGGCGCCATCGAGAGCGACGGCATCGGTACAATCCTGACAACCTCCGCCTGCCTGCTCTCTCCCAACCGTAATCCGCAACTGGACAGAAGCGAGATCGAACAGGCCATGGCCTCACTCCTGGGCGCCCACCGCGTCCTCTGGCTCAACCACGGCTCCCTGGTAGGGGACGACACCGACAGCCATGTGGACACCCTGGCGCGCATCTGCCCCCGGGACGTGATCGTCTACACCGCCTGCGACGACCAACGCGACGAGCACTACGCCGAACTCAAGCTGATGGAAGAAGAGTTGAAGAGCTTCAGGGCGCCGGACGATTCCCCCTACAGCCTGATTCCGCTCCCCTGGCCCAGACCCTGCTTCGATGACATGGCCCGGCGCCTGCCTGCGACCTACGCCAACTTCCTGGCCATCAACGGCGCGGTCCTGGTCCCCACCTACCGCGACCGGGAGAAGGATATCCTGGCCCTGGAGCGCATCGGCCAGGCCTTTCCCGGGCGCGAGATCATCGCCATCGACTGCCTGCCGCTGCTGAAG
- the ispE gene encoding 4-(cytidine 5'-diphospho)-2-C-methyl-D-erythritol kinase, giving the protein MKSLTLKAPAKVNYLLDVIRRRPDGYHDLRMVMQRVNLCDEIAIALTDSPELSVCCGKDGVPDGPGNIAWKAARAMLDLAAGGQGATISIVKNIPVAAGLGGGSSDAATVLMGMNQLLELGLTDQELMRIGVKLGADVPFFIFKKTALAEGIGEQLRAMPPMPALWVLLVNPGVHVSTAWVYKNLRLTSRGELAKLPQFFSTVEDVCSMLSNDLESVTIPAFPVIADIKRAMLAKGALGAMMSGSGPTVFGLFRDREGAEAARAELVEGSGWFAAVAETL; this is encoded by the coding sequence GTGAAAAGCCTGACACTCAAAGCCCCAGCCAAGGTCAACTATCTGCTGGATGTCATTCGACGCCGCCCCGATGGGTACCATGACCTGCGCATGGTCATGCAGCGGGTCAACCTGTGTGACGAGATAGCCATCGCTCTGACCGACAGCCCGGAACTGTCCGTGTGCTGCGGAAAAGACGGCGTGCCTGACGGTCCCGGCAATATCGCCTGGAAAGCGGCCCGCGCCATGCTGGATCTGGCCGCCGGCGGACAGGGGGCGACCATCTCCATCGTCAAGAACATCCCGGTGGCCGCCGGCCTGGGTGGCGGCAGCAGTGATGCAGCCACGGTGCTGATGGGAATGAACCAACTTCTGGAGCTGGGGCTCACGGATCAGGAACTGATGCGCATCGGCGTCAAGCTGGGCGCTGATGTGCCGTTCTTTATTTTCAAAAAAACAGCCCTGGCCGAAGGGATCGGCGAGCAGTTGCGGGCCATGCCGCCCATGCCCGCGCTCTGGGTGCTGCTGGTGAATCCGGGTGTGCATGTCTCGACAGCCTGGGTGTACAAAAATTTGCGGTTGACAAGCCGTGGCGAGCTGGCTAAACTCCCCCAGTTTTTCAGCACGGTCGAGGACGTTTGCTCCATGCTTTCCAACGATCTGGAGTCGGTGACCATTCCTGCTTTCCCGGTGATCGCCGACATCAAGCGCGCCATGCTGGCCAAGGGTGCCCTGGGTGCCATGATGTCCGGCAGCGGCCCCACGGTCTTCGGGCTCTTCCGCGACCGGGAGGGTGCGGAAGCGGCCCGTGCGGAACTGGTCGAGGGGAGTGGATGGTTCGCGGCGGTGGCTGAGACTCTCTGA
- a CDS encoding PAS domain S-box protein, which yields MSKRILILVILVTVVFVGKVLFDITSDYGQVILSAERLSRGFATALNEHAVYTFSNAENTLDDLIQHLQERSSRAMPDERQLHRLLVNYRLKSPNSPFLFATTAGGRLHASSSDFPVRGLNLVNREYFQHHLNSRDTAPYISRSPNSLIDGDWLIFLTKRISNPDGSLRMIVGISIDPLHLNDFYRSIELGTHDRIFLFRKDGAVLTLEPFYKAFMDKIIPPTDTIRRELAKRPHAGTIHMEQGLVDETSRIVSYRFSNRYPVVSVVSLREDDVLARWRARSAKSAAGALLLVVLVGTLGLLVYRQVKALKQSEDKYSLISTTANEGIWMLDADDRIIYVNPRVGEMFGYPGEEMVGHPISSFMCPDQLADHEVRMRFRKEGGSERYERRFQHRDGRDVWTIISAAALIDDEDGYQGVVAMCLDITDRKMSEERQTRLEEQLRQAHKMEAVGILAGGMAHDFNNLLQSIMGYIFLARMSVEADSEAREYLDEAEKISGQASELGQRLLLLSRGGVALLRAAPLAPLILPLVSSELEGTAITGEFDLPDDMPHVTMDEALMKQVISHLTVNAVETMPEGGTLRITGATLTITAKNGLPLPAGRYVHIAFSDTGGGIPADNLPRIFDPYFTTKEMWNRKGMGLGLALCHTIIRKHKGMISATSPVGEGATFNIYLPVAGEDAPTPFSAPPQFF from the coding sequence ATGAGCAAGCGCATCCTGATCCTGGTCATTCTGGTGACGGTTGTCTTTGTGGGGAAAGTCCTCTTCGACATCACCTCTGACTACGGGCAGGTCATCCTTTCCGCGGAACGCCTGTCTCGCGGATTCGCCACCGCGCTCAACGAGCATGCCGTATACACGTTCAGCAACGCGGAAAACACCCTGGACGACCTCATCCAACATCTTCAGGAGCGCTCGTCCCGCGCCATGCCCGATGAACGCCAGTTGCATCGCCTCCTCGTCAACTACCGGCTGAAGAGCCCCAACAGCCCCTTCCTCTTCGCGACCACCGCTGGCGGCCGCCTCCACGCTTCTTCATCCGATTTTCCGGTCCGCGGCCTCAACCTCGTCAACCGCGAGTATTTCCAGCACCACCTGAACAGCCGGGATACTGCCCCGTATATCAGTCGATCTCCCAACAGCCTGATAGACGGCGACTGGCTCATTTTCCTGACCAAGCGGATCTCCAATCCGGACGGCTCGCTGCGCATGATTGTGGGTATATCCATCGACCCGCTCCATTTGAATGATTTCTACCGCTCCATCGAACTGGGCACCCATGACCGGATTTTCCTGTTCCGCAAGGACGGTGCCGTCCTGACCCTGGAACCGTTCTATAAGGCGTTCATGGATAAGATCATTCCACCAACGGATACGATCAGGAGAGAGCTTGCCAAGCGTCCCCATGCCGGCACCATCCATATGGAACAGGGGCTTGTGGATGAAACCAGCAGGATCGTGTCCTATCGCTTCTCGAACCGTTATCCGGTGGTCTCCGTCGTTTCGCTGCGGGAGGATGATGTGCTGGCGCGCTGGAGAGCGCGTTCCGCCAAGAGTGCCGCCGGGGCGCTGCTGCTGGTCGTGCTGGTGGGGACGCTGGGACTGCTGGTCTATCGTCAGGTCAAGGCGCTGAAGCAGAGTGAAGACAAGTACAGCCTGATCTCCACCACCGCCAACGAGGGGATCTGGATGCTGGATGCAGACGACCGCATCATCTATGTCAATCCCCGCGTGGGGGAGATGTTCGGCTATCCCGGCGAGGAGATGGTTGGGCATCCGATAAGCTCGTTCATGTGTCCGGACCAGCTTGCCGACCATGAAGTTCGGATGAGGTTCCGCAAAGAGGGGGGCTCCGAACGCTATGAGCGCCGCTTCCAGCACAGAGATGGCAGGGATGTCTGGACAATCATCTCAGCCGCGGCACTCATCGACGACGAGGATGGTTATCAGGGGGTCGTGGCCATGTGCCTCGACATCACTGACCGCAAAATGAGCGAGGAACGCCAGACCCGGCTGGAAGAACAGTTGCGCCAGGCCCATAAGATGGAGGCGGTGGGCATTCTGGCAGGTGGCATGGCCCACGATTTCAATAACCTGCTCCAGTCCATCATGGGATACATCTTCCTGGCCAGGATGAGCGTGGAAGCCGACAGCGAGGCACGGGAATATCTGGACGAGGCGGAGAAGATCTCCGGCCAGGCCAGCGAGCTGGGACAGCGGCTCCTGCTCCTTTCCCGCGGAGGAGTCGCCCTGTTGCGCGCCGCCCCCCTGGCGCCACTGATCCTGCCGCTGGTTTCCTCCGAGCTGGAGGGGACTGCCATCACCGGCGAGTTCGATCTGCCGGATGACATGCCGCACGTCACCATGGATGAGGCGCTGATGAAGCAGGTCATATCGCACCTGACGGTCAATGCCGTCGAAACCATGCCCGAGGGGGGCACGCTGCGCATCACCGGCGCAACGTTGACCATCACGGCAAAAAACGGGCTACCGCTTCCCGCCGGCCGCTACGTTCATATCGCCTTCAGCGATACGGGGGGCGGGATTCCCGCCGACAATCTGCCCAGGATTTTCGATCCCTACTTCACCACCAAGGAGATGTGGAACCGCAAGGGCATGGGGCTCGGTCTGGCCCTCTGCCATACGATCATACGCAAGCACAAAGGAATGATCAGCGCCACGTCGCCTGTGGGGGAAGGGGCCACGTTCAATATCTACCTTCCGGTCGCAGGCGAGGATGCCCCGACTCCATTCTCCGCACCCCCTCAGTTCTTCTGA
- a CDS encoding B12-binding domain-containing radical SAM protein yields the protein MRVILVAIHPYPSPQAVPLANGFLAAYQREYASSRNPVDVLLRDFFLHQDVAGCVAELLSLKPDVVGFSLYVWNRAQCLTLAEELRRLLPGTLLFAGGPEASADPRALLDGGGLDFLVAGEGEVTFVDVCLALAEGKGVGGIPGVVVAGGEGKLPSPRGVLSDLDAIPSPWLSGVLDASRYCGVLWQLSRGCAFSCDFCYDARGESGVRRFSLERVEAELRYFAAAEVSQVFVLDSTFNQDVGRAKAILRLIRKIAPRTHFHFEVRCEFLDGEMARLFAGITCSLQIGLQSADPRVLRQVGRSFRRDAFAAKVALLNRSGAVFGFDLMYGLPGDSLEGFRESVDYALSLYPNHLDIFPLAILPGTALAARADADGLCHLAEPPYTLLSSPTLSAADLGQARRLALACDVFYTRGKAVAWFNSVMAALGVRPSLFLGRFGEWLAREKGPGITEEALDDGDIWKLQRDWLTAAFDTKKLKRLLALVLDLVDYHHHYAAALLAPLEPSPFRGLGRTRLLTLPARLAPSTRLARFNYEILDILEAGEPDIGAFVAHAPCSGSWAAIYPRGDDVCTESLIEPYFRLLEKLDGRTPCGRIAANLGVPEEDALSFLEFAVAERIVIPQRG from the coding sequence ATGCGCGTTATCCTCGTTGCCATCCATCCCTATCCATCTCCTCAGGCTGTCCCTCTGGCCAATGGTTTTCTTGCCGCCTATCAGCGGGAATATGCATCCTCCCGTAATCCGGTGGACGTGCTGCTGCGTGATTTTTTTCTCCATCAAGATGTTGCCGGGTGCGTTGCCGAACTGCTCTCCCTGAAGCCTGATGTGGTCGGTTTCTCCCTGTATGTCTGGAATCGCGCCCAATGCCTGACTCTTGCGGAAGAGCTGCGTCGCCTGTTGCCGGGAACGCTGCTCTTCGCCGGGGGGCCCGAGGCCAGCGCCGATCCCCGCGCCCTGCTGGATGGAGGGGGGCTGGACTTCCTGGTGGCGGGGGAAGGGGAAGTAACCTTTGTGGATGTCTGTCTGGCCCTTGCCGAAGGCAAGGGGGTGGGTGGAATCCCGGGGGTTGTCGTTGCCGGTGGGGAGGGCAAACTCCCGTCACCCCGCGGTGTGCTGTCTGATCTGGATGCCATTCCCTCTCCCTGGTTGAGCGGCGTGCTGGATGCGTCCCGCTATTGTGGCGTGCTCTGGCAACTGTCGCGGGGGTGCGCTTTCTCCTGCGACTTCTGCTACGACGCCCGCGGCGAGAGCGGCGTGCGGCGTTTCTCCCTGGAGCGGGTGGAGGCGGAGCTTCGGTATTTCGCTGCGGCGGAAGTTTCCCAGGTGTTCGTGCTGGATTCCACCTTCAATCAGGACGTCGGCCGCGCCAAGGCGATCCTGCGGCTGATCAGGAAGATCGCTCCCCGTACCCATTTTCACTTCGAGGTGCGCTGCGAATTCCTCGATGGCGAGATGGCCCGGCTCTTCGCCGGGATCACCTGCTCGCTGCAGATCGGCTTGCAGAGCGCTGATCCCCGAGTGCTGAGGCAGGTCGGGCGAAGTTTCAGGCGGGATGCGTTCGCGGCCAAAGTGGCGCTTTTGAACCGCTCCGGGGCGGTGTTCGGTTTCGACCTGATGTACGGCCTGCCCGGCGACAGCCTGGAGGGGTTTCGGGAGAGCGTCGACTACGCCCTCTCCCTCTATCCGAACCACCTGGACATATTCCCCCTGGCTATCCTGCCGGGAACCGCCCTGGCCGCCCGTGCGGATGCTGATGGGCTGTGTCACCTGGCCGAGCCCCCCTACACGCTGCTCTCGTCCCCCACGCTCAGTGCGGCAGACCTTGGACAGGCGCGCCGCCTGGCACTCGCCTGCGACGTCTTTTATACCCGTGGCAAGGCAGTGGCGTGGTTCAACAGCGTCATGGCCGCCCTGGGGGTGAGGCCGTCCCTGTTCCTGGGGCGCTTCGGCGAGTGGCTGGCACGGGAAAAGGGGCCGGGCATAACCGAGGAGGCTCTGGATGACGGTGATATCTGGAAGCTGCAGCGCGACTGGCTGACTGCCGCGTTTGATACGAAAAAGCTAAAGCGCCTGCTGGCGCTGGTGCTCGATCTGGTCGACTACCATCACCACTATGCCGCGGCACTGCTGGCGCCGTTGGAACCTTCCCCCTTTCGCGGCCTGGGGCGGACGCGGCTGCTGACCCTTCCGGCCCGGTTGGCCCCCTCCACCCGCTTGGCACGGTTCAACTACGAGATCCTGGATATCCTGGAGGCTGGCGAACCTGATATCGGAGCCTTTGTCGCCCATGCCCCTTGCAGCGGATCATGGGCCGCCATCTATCCCCGTGGCGACGATGTCTGTACCGAGTCGCTGATTGAGCCCTACTTCCGGCTGCTTGAAAAACTGGACGGCAGAACTCCCTGCGGCCGTATTGCGGCGAATCTGGGGGTGCCTGAGGAAGACGCCCTGTCGTTCCTGGAATTTGCCGTTGCGGAGAGGATCGTTATTCCGCAACGGGGGTGA
- a CDS encoding HDOD domain-containing protein — MRTIHGNLSLMSVMDIIQWADNSKRSGTLILFQDDHQKKIYFQDGQIIFVWSDCQGERIADFLQFETLISQQKLHEVLSDSEMLGLPFIGYLYSEGIVSLSRLEEILRLVAQAALINALSWETGLFEFIDELPGFVLNGPVRLSSTQLLLESLQKFDETHQNSRVDSDRIVVEIVRNIEHGNLDLPPIPDIMQRIVSKMDSPNVSIDEIVECITDQILAAKILKICNSPFYRRSGKVTTLKDAVLFIGFKSLISIVTVHSLSSFSPRNTVEIRKVLQHCLVCGMIARQIAQDMRGDYERAFICGLLHDIGKTVMLDMLSDYLLEDDVRQKLIDGHHAEIGYLLARKWNFDEAIQESIRFHHEPERAVMHRGLVEMVYLSNIMTYSSQAGDTPGVSFAGIDLKQINVAELMERVDGLDEVAGDIINSD, encoded by the coding sequence ATGCGAACAATCCACGGAAACCTGAGCCTCATGTCGGTCATGGATATCATCCAGTGGGCCGACAACAGCAAGCGCAGCGGCACCCTGATTCTGTTTCAGGACGATCACCAGAAAAAAATCTACTTTCAGGATGGCCAGATAATCTTTGTCTGGTCGGACTGCCAGGGTGAGCGTATCGCGGATTTTTTGCAGTTCGAAACGCTCATCAGCCAACAGAAGCTGCACGAAGTGCTGTCCGACTCGGAGATGCTCGGTCTTCCCTTTATTGGTTACCTCTACTCGGAGGGGATCGTCTCCTTGTCGCGACTGGAGGAAATTCTCAGGCTGGTGGCCCAAGCGGCGCTGATCAACGCACTGAGCTGGGAAACCGGACTGTTCGAATTCATCGACGAGTTGCCCGGTTTCGTGCTCAACGGCCCGGTCAGGCTCAGTTCGACCCAGCTCCTGCTTGAGTCGCTTCAAAAGTTCGACGAAACCCATCAGAATAGCCGTGTGGACAGCGATCGTATCGTGGTGGAAATCGTCCGCAACATCGAGCACGGCAACCTGGATCTTCCTCCCATTCCCGATATCATGCAGCGCATCGTGTCGAAGATGGACAGCCCCAACGTCTCCATTGACGAGATCGTTGAATGCATTACCGACCAGATACTTGCCGCCAAGATCCTCAAGATCTGCAACTCTCCCTTCTATCGGAGAAGCGGAAAGGTGACGACCCTGAAGGATGCTGTGCTGTTCATCGGGTTCAAATCGCTGATCAGCATCGTCACGGTCCACTCATTAAGCAGTTTCAGCCCCAGAAACACCGTTGAAATCAGGAAAGTCCTGCAGCACTGTCTGGTGTGCGGCATGATCGCCCGCCAGATAGCCCAGGACATGCGCGGAGATTACGAGCGGGCCTTTATCTGCGGCCTGCTGCACGATATCGGCAAAACCGTTATGCTGGACATGCTCTCCGATTACCTGCTGGAGGACGATGTGCGCCAGAAGCTGATAGATGGTCACCACGCGGAGATCGGCTATCTTTTGGCCCGCAAATGGAATTTCGACGAGGCGATTCAGGAGAGTATCCGCTTCCACCACGAGCCGGAGCGGGCCGTCATGCATCGGGGGCTGGTGGAGATGGTCTACCTCTCCAACATCATGACCTACAGCAGTCAGGCCGGCGACACGCCCGGCGTCAGTTTTGCCGGCATCGACCTGAAGCAAATTAATGTGGCTGAGCTCATGGAGCGGGTGGATGGACTCGACGAGGTGGCTGGGGATATTATCAATAGCGACTGA
- a CDS encoding ribose-phosphate diphosphokinase, producing MQDKIRVFSGNSNQKLAISICASLGVKLGAARVRNFSDGEIMVEIGENVRGRDVYIIQSTCAPTNSNLMELLIMADALKRASAATITAVIPYYGYARQDRKAAPRTPITAKLVADLITTSGVDRVVTIDLHAGQIQGFFNIPVDNLYAAPVILSYLKSRFEGQPVVMVSPDAGGTERARAFAKRLGCTLAVIDKRRTGPNVAEIMHLIGDVRDKVAIILDDMVDTAGTLTQGAKALKENGAKAIYACATHGVLSGPAIERINNSDIEEIVLTDTIPLGERQEQTDKVKILSVADLLAEAIKRIHQDESVSSLFV from the coding sequence ATGCAGGATAAGATCAGGGTTTTCAGCGGTAACTCAAATCAGAAACTGGCAATCAGCATCTGCGCAAGCCTCGGCGTCAAACTTGGCGCAGCACGGGTGCGCAACTTCTCCGACGGCGAGATCATGGTCGAAATTGGAGAAAATGTTCGCGGCCGCGATGTTTACATCATCCAGTCCACTTGCGCGCCAACCAACAGCAATCTGATGGAGTTGCTGATCATGGCCGATGCCCTCAAGCGGGCTTCGGCTGCCACCATCACCGCGGTGATCCCCTATTACGGCTATGCCCGCCAGGATCGCAAGGCCGCGCCGCGCACCCCCATTACCGCCAAGCTGGTGGCTGACCTGATCACCACATCCGGTGTCGACCGGGTCGTGACCATCGACCTGCATGCCGGCCAGATCCAGGGTTTCTTCAATATTCCGGTGGACAACCTCTACGCCGCCCCGGTCATACTCAGCTACCTGAAGAGCCGCTTCGAGGGGCAGCCGGTTGTCATGGTCTCGCCCGATGCCGGCGGCACCGAGCGCGCCCGGGCATTCGCCAAGCGTCTGGGATGTACCCTGGCGGTCATCGACAAGCGCCGCACCGGACCCAACGTGGCCGAGATCATGCACCTGATCGGCGATGTGCGCGACAAGGTCGCCATCATCCTGGATGACATGGTTGACACTGCCGGCACCCTGACCCAGGGCGCCAAAGCGCTCAAGGAGAACGGCGCCAAGGCCATCTATGCCTGCGCGACCCACGGGGTGCTCTCCGGCCCCGCCATCGAGCGGATAAATAATTCGGATATCGAGGAAATTGTTCTTACCGACACCATTCCGCTGGGCGAAAGGCAGGAGCAGACCGACAAGGTCAAGATTCTCTCCGTGGCCGATCTGCTGGCTGAGGCCATCAAGCGCATTCACCAGGATGAATCGGTCAGTTCGCTCTTCGTATAA
- a CDS encoding 50S ribosomal protein L25 — protein sequence MQQKQMNIELRSKTGKGISRKLRSADMVPGVVYGKGMDPMAVSINYRELQAAMAGEGGQNNLITLVGGGSLDQSMAIVADLQRDAVKGTYKHVDLHRVNMSEKLRVTVPVVLKGTAIGVKEGGLLDFAHHELHVECLPGNIPDHIEIDVTSLAVAHSIHVGEIALPEGVKVLDNPKTPVVSVLGRVKEEAEAAAEAAEA from the coding sequence ATGCAACAGAAACAGATGAACATTGAGCTGAGATCGAAGACCGGAAAGGGCATCAGCCGCAAGCTGAGGAGTGCCGATATGGTTCCGGGTGTTGTGTACGGCAAGGGGATGGACCCCATGGCGGTGAGCATCAACTACCGTGAACTTCAGGCGGCCATGGCCGGCGAGGGTGGACAGAACAACCTGATTACCCTGGTCGGGGGGGGCAGCCTGGATCAGTCCATGGCGATCGTCGCCGACCTACAGCGTGACGCCGTCAAGGGTACCTACAAACACGTCGACCTGCACCGTGTCAACATGAGCGAGAAGCTGCGCGTCACCGTGCCGGTGGTTCTGAAAGGCACCGCCATCGGCGTCAAGGAAGGCGGTCTTCTGGATTTTGCCCACCACGAACTGCATGTGGAATGCCTGCCGGGCAACATCCCCGACCACATCGAGATCGACGTGACCAGCCTGGCTGTCGCGCACTCCATCCACGTCGGCGAGATCGCGCTTCCCGAGGGGGTCAAGGTTCTCGACAACCCCAAAACTCCGGTGGTCAGCGTTCTCGGCAGGGTCAAGGAAGAGGCTGAGGCCGCTGCCGAGGCCGCCGAAGCCTAG
- the pth gene encoding aminoacyl-tRNA hydrolase, protein MSMHIIAGLGNPGSHYQWTRHNAGFLFLDRLAHLENVSITRKSFSGLAGEWSRANCRHILLKPQTFMNLSGRSVMQALQFYKLPLSQAIVVHDDLDLPFGTVRLKQGGGHGGHNGLRSIMEQLGKGDFIRLRVGIGRPLHGDTVNYVLGSMPPEQMELLPRILDGGLEMLEMLLDQGLPKAMSLFNNRNFLEK, encoded by the coding sequence ATGAGCATGCATATCATAGCGGGGCTGGGTAATCCCGGCTCCCACTATCAATGGACCCGCCACAACGCGGGTTTCCTTTTTTTGGATCGCCTGGCCCATCTGGAGAATGTCAGCATAACCCGCAAGAGCTTTTCAGGCCTGGCGGGTGAGTGGAGCCGCGCCAACTGCCGCCATATCCTCCTGAAACCCCAGACCTTCATGAACCTCTCCGGCCGGTCGGTCATGCAGGCGCTTCAGTTCTACAAGCTCCCCCTCTCCCAGGCGATCGTGGTTCACGACGATCTTGATCTCCCCTTCGGCACCGTCCGCCTCAAGCAGGGTGGGGGGCACGGCGGCCACAACGGCCTGCGCTCCATCATGGAGCAGTTGGGCAAGGGGGACTTCATCCGTCTGCGCGTTGGCATTGGCAGGCCACTCCATGGCGACACGGTAAACTACGTGCTGGGCAGCATGCCGCCGGAGCAGATGGAACTCCTTCCCCGTATTCTGGATGGCGGCCTGGAAATGCTGGAAATGCTGCTGGATCAGGGGCTGCCGAAGGCCATGAGTCTGTTCAATAATAGAAATTTCCTGGAAAAGTGA
- the ychF gene encoding redox-regulated ATPase YchF, translating to MGFNCGIVGLPNVGKSTIFNALTSAGAESANYPFCTIDPNVGIVQVPDPRMDQLSAIVNPQRIQPTTIEFVDIAGLVKGASAGEGLGNQFLGHIRSVDAIIHVVRCFDDDNVVHVNGRVSPAADIDTIHTELGLSDLETVEKKLQRAEKAGRSGDRKLKDEAAFYQRVRDLLDQGKNVRGVAENEDERLWLRDLHLLTDKPVLYVANVAEDDLGGEHPFVGQVQQIASLEGAGVVTICGKLEAEISELEGEEKQAFLNDMGLAEAGLDRLIRSGYELLGLITYFTAGVKEVRAWTITRGTKAPQAAGVIHSDFEKGFIRAEVIAFDDFIACNGEAGAKEKGLMRLEGKEYVVRDGDVMHFRFNV from the coding sequence ATGGGTTTCAACTGCGGTATCGTCGGTCTCCCCAATGTGGGGAAATCCACCATATTCAATGCGCTGACTTCCGCCGGCGCCGAGTCGGCCAACTATCCTTTCTGCACCATCGACCCCAATGTGGGGATCGTGCAGGTGCCGGATCCGCGCATGGATCAGCTGTCGGCCATCGTCAATCCGCAGCGTATCCAGCCCACCACCATTGAGTTCGTCGATATCGCCGGTCTGGTCAAGGGAGCCAGCGCCGGGGAGGGGCTGGGCAACCAATTCCTCGGCCATATCCGCAGCGTTGATGCCATCATCCATGTGGTGCGCTGCTTCGATGACGATAATGTGGTTCATGTCAACGGACGTGTGTCGCCGGCTGCGGACATCGATACCATCCATACCGAGTTGGGGCTCTCCGACCTGGAGACGGTGGAGAAGAAATTGCAGCGTGCCGAAAAGGCTGGTCGGAGCGGTGATCGCAAGCTGAAAGATGAGGCCGCCTTCTACCAGCGGGTCAGGGATCTGCTTGATCAGGGCAAGAACGTGCGCGGCGTGGCGGAAAACGAGGACGAGCGTCTCTGGTTGCGCGATCTGCACCTCCTGACCGACAAGCCGGTCTTGTACGTGGCCAACGTGGCCGAGGATGATCTTGGCGGTGAACACCCCTTTGTGGGGCAGGTGCAGCAGATCGCCAGTCTGGAGGGGGCCGGTGTGGTCACCATCTGCGGCAAGCTGGAGGCGGAGATCTCAGAACTGGAGGGTGAGGAGAAACAGGCCTTCCTCAATGACATGGGGCTTGCCGAGGCCGGCCTTGACCGGCTGATCCGCAGTGGCTACGAACTGCTTGGCCTGATCACCTACTTCACCGCCGGGGTCAAGGAGGTGCGCGCCTGGACCATTACCCGAGGGACCAAGGCGCCCCAGGCAGCAGGCGTGATCCACTCCGACTTCGAGAAGGGATTCATTCGCGCCGAGGTAATCGCTTTCGACGACTTCATCGCCTGCAATGGCGAGGCGGGTGCCAAGGAGAAGGGGCTGATGCGGCTGGAGGGGAAGGAGTACGTTGTCAGGGATGGCGATGTGATGCACTTCCGCTTCAACGTCTGA